In a single window of the Leisingera daeponensis DSM 23529 genome:
- a CDS encoding sensor histidine kinase produces MLNTLSGRFLVLTTVFVMLAEVLIFVPSIARFRVDYLSDRLERAQIASLALLADDMLETELEAELLENAGVFNVVLRRDEIRQLMLASPIPRQISGTYDLRMAGALTLIKDAVLRLATPENEIIRVIGAPVRDAGLLIEVTMETAPLRQAMLDYGVRILILSAVISIFTALLLFVAVRIVLVKPIKSVVGYMQRYAAAPEDARGIIHPSSGVVELREAEEALMQLQTELTHALKQRERLAQLGGAVAKVSHDLRNILTSAQLFTDRIERSEDPLVRRLAPKLVNSITRAVSLCEGTLAFGRAEEPSPTFALVCLHEIVGDIAESELLAAGSAKIGIINTVPAPMMLRADPEQLFRIIMNLVRNARQAIAATGQAGTVTVAARETEGAWYITVADTGPGLPKKAQDNLFTPFQGGARKGGTGLGLAIAGELARGHGGSVTLTQTGPGGTVFEIRLPKGDGTI; encoded by the coding sequence ATGCTCAACACGCTTTCGGGCAGATTTCTGGTCCTGACCACGGTGTTCGTGATGCTGGCCGAAGTGCTGATCTTCGTCCCGTCGATCGCCCGGTTCCGCGTGGACTACCTGTCCGACCGGCTGGAGCGGGCGCAGATCGCCTCGCTGGCGCTGCTGGCGGACGACATGCTGGAAACCGAGCTGGAAGCGGAGCTTTTGGAAAACGCGGGCGTCTTCAACGTGGTGCTGCGCCGCGACGAGATCCGCCAGCTGATGCTGGCCTCGCCGATCCCGCGGCAGATCTCCGGCACCTACGATCTGCGCATGGCCGGGGCGCTGACGCTGATCAAGGATGCGGTGCTGCGGCTGGCCACGCCGGAAAACGAGATCATCCGGGTGATCGGCGCGCCGGTGCGCGATGCCGGCCTGCTGATCGAGGTCACCATGGAGACCGCGCCCCTGCGCCAGGCCATGCTGGACTACGGGGTGCGGATCCTGATCCTGTCGGCGGTGATTTCCATCTTCACCGCGCTTTTGCTGTTTGTCGCGGTGCGGATCGTGCTGGTGAAGCCGATCAAGAGCGTGGTCGGGTACATGCAGCGCTATGCGGCCGCGCCAGAGGATGCGCGCGGCATCATCCATCCCAGCTCCGGCGTGGTGGAGCTGCGCGAGGCGGAGGAGGCGCTGATGCAGCTGCAGACCGAGCTGACCCACGCGCTGAAGCAGCGCGAGCGCCTGGCGCAGCTGGGCGGCGCGGTGGCTAAGGTGAGCCATGATCTGCGCAACATCCTGACTTCGGCGCAGCTGTTCACCGACCGCATCGAGCGCAGCGAAGACCCGCTGGTGCGCCGCCTGGCGCCGAAGCTGGTGAATTCGATCACCCGTGCGGTCTCGCTGTGCGAGGGCACGCTGGCCTTTGGCCGCGCCGAGGAGCCGTCGCCGACCTTTGCGCTGGTCTGCCTGCATGAAATCGTCGGTGACATCGCCGAAAGCGAGCTGCTGGCGGCCGGCAGCGCCAAGATCGGGATCATCAACACCGTGCCCGCGCCGATGATGCTGCGCGCCGATCCGGAGCAACTGTTCCGCATCATCATGAACCTGGTGCGCAACGCCCGCCAGGCGATTGCCGCAACCGGGCAGGCCGGCACGGTGACGGTGGCCGCCCGCGAGACGGAAGGCGCCTGGTACATCACGGTGGCGGACACCGGTCCCGGCCTGCCGAAAAAGGCGCAGGACAATCTGTTCACCCCGTTCCAGGGCGGCGCCCGCAAGGGCGGCACCGGGCTGGGGCTGGCGATTGCCGGCGAGCTGGCCCGCGGCCACGGCGGCTCGGTGACGCTGACGCAGACCGGCCCCGGCGGCACGGTCTTCGAGATCCGGCTGCCGAAGGGCGATGGCACGATCTGA
- a CDS encoding alpha/beta fold hydrolase: MFRKLAPLGAALGLLLSASNLWAEDIPVPSQAGWAGAKKTVNLPNGITMAYSEMGDSEGDPLVLIHGYSDNSRSWSLLAPYLTERHIYAIDLRGHGKSSAPECCYAYTDLAYDVHLFLEALDIAKADIVGHSLGSLTTQLLSAQHPEQVKKAVLLSSTVETGSGPGSWLWGNIMPLQPPIDPNGQFMMDWYWNPNPVDQDFVSAERTESAAMPIHVWRGVLWGTALGSLSAFTGLVEAPMLIVWGDQDQLFDAAHQENLKQAYPNARFETFEGAGHNMFWEMPEQAAATISDFLDG, from the coding sequence ATGTTCAGAAAACTTGCTCCGCTCGGCGCAGCATTGGGCCTGCTTCTGAGCGCGTCCAACCTGTGGGCGGAAGACATCCCGGTGCCCAGCCAGGCAGGATGGGCCGGCGCAAAGAAGACGGTGAACCTGCCGAATGGCATCACGATGGCCTATTCGGAAATGGGCGACTCAGAAGGCGATCCGCTTGTTCTGATCCACGGGTACTCTGACAACAGCCGCAGCTGGTCGCTCCTCGCGCCCTATCTGACGGAGCGCCACATCTACGCGATCGACCTGCGCGGCCACGGCAAGTCCAGCGCGCCGGAATGCTGCTATGCCTATACTGACTTGGCATATGACGTGCATCTGTTTCTCGAGGCGCTGGACATCGCGAAAGCGGACATCGTGGGCCATTCCCTTGGGTCACTCACGACTCAGCTGTTGTCGGCCCAACATCCTGAGCAGGTGAAAAAGGCGGTCTTGCTTTCCTCCACCGTCGAGACAGGCAGCGGGCCAGGCAGCTGGCTCTGGGGCAACATTATGCCGCTTCAGCCGCCGATCGACCCGAACGGCCAGTTCATGATGGACTGGTACTGGAACCCCAACCCCGTGGACCAGGATTTTGTCAGCGCAGAAAGAACGGAAAGCGCGGCGATGCCGATCCATGTTTGGAGGGGTGTGCTTTGGGGAACAGCGCTCGGGAGTCTTTCCGCCTTCACTGGCCTCGTTGAAGCCCCCATGCTGATTGTCTGGGGAGATCAGGACCAGCTCTTTGATGCAGCGCATCAGGAGAACTTGAAACAGGCCTATCCAAATGCTCGTTTCGAAACCTTCGAAGGGGCTGGGCATAATATGTTCTGGGAAATGCCGGAACAGGCCGCTGCGACCATTTCCGACTTCCTGGATGGCTGA
- a CDS encoding MarR family winged helix-turn-helix transcriptional regulator has protein sequence MKRDPHNRENMALVLALLRSAQLFHRAIGPAFRAAGLTASQWDVLETLSNKGPMTVNALLERALGTSGNMDVVIKNLVRSGLVEKTVSDTDRRSRVLSLTAEGRSKVETFLPVHNAALAEIFEGLPADGKRQTIRTLNRLRRSMTPPRKDQFDE, from the coding sequence ATGAAACGAGACCCACATAACCGCGAAAACATGGCCCTGGTTCTGGCCCTCCTGCGCAGTGCCCAGCTGTTCCATCGGGCGATTGGCCCGGCGTTCCGGGCCGCAGGGCTGACCGCATCGCAATGGGACGTGTTGGAAACCCTCAGCAACAAGGGCCCAATGACGGTGAATGCGCTGCTGGAAAGGGCACTTGGAACCTCCGGCAACATGGACGTTGTGATCAAGAACCTGGTCCGCTCCGGGCTAGTCGAAAAAACGGTCAGCGACACGGACCGGCGCAGCCGCGTTCTATCTCTGACAGCGGAAGGCAGGTCAAAGGTCGAGACCTTCCTGCCCGTCCACAACGCCGCGCTGGCGGAGATCTTTGAAGGACTGCCTGCCGACGGCAAGCGCCAGACCATCCGAACGCTGAACCGGCTTCGCCGCAGCATGACCCCCCCCCGAAAGGACCAATTCGATGAGTAA
- the betI gene encoding choline-binding transcriptional repressor BetI, with protein sequence MALSKISDIRRSELRQAAFAVMQREGASATTLEKVAKEAGASKSIVLHYFRNKQELFEEAMREGNATLRLAVVKRLNTAASPFQRIWAVVEANLSEEFFSPPNGNAWLSLCAEAPKAPRLARLQTIIHARMHSNLLSGLRPLVPEAEAQKIAVTLSALIDGFWVRLALGDKSLTSRMALQLAYDHLAAVLPGTSLENVMLADPKESSGS encoded by the coding sequence ATGGCACTCAGCAAGATCAGTGATATCCGGCGCAGTGAACTTCGGCAGGCGGCCTTTGCTGTGATGCAGCGGGAAGGCGCTTCGGCGACGACGCTGGAAAAGGTTGCAAAGGAAGCCGGAGCCTCGAAAAGCATTGTGCTGCATTACTTTCGCAACAAGCAGGAGCTGTTCGAGGAAGCTATGCGCGAAGGCAATGCGACTCTGCGCCTTGCGGTGGTGAAGCGGCTGAACACGGCGGCCTCGCCGTTTCAGCGCATCTGGGCCGTTGTCGAGGCAAATCTGAGCGAAGAGTTCTTTTCGCCGCCGAATGGCAATGCCTGGCTATCGCTCTGCGCCGAGGCCCCCAAAGCGCCGCGTCTTGCGCGCCTCCAGACGATTATCCACGCCCGCATGCACTCGAACCTTTTGTCCGGGTTGAGGCCGCTTGTGCCGGAAGCGGAGGCCCAGAAAATCGCGGTGACGCTTTCTGCGCTGATTGACGGGTTCTGGGTCCGGCTGGCGCTGGGAGACAAATCCCTGACTTCCAGGATGGCGCTGCAGCTTGCCTATGACCACCTCGCCGCGGTGCTTCCCGGCACCTCGCTGGAGAACGTTATGCTTGCCGATCCGAAGGAATCGTCTGGAAGCTGA
- a CDS encoding dihydrolipoyl dehydrogenase family protein: MNRIECDLLVIGAGSGGLSVAAGASQMGADVVLLEGHKMGGDCLNYGCVPSKALLASAKAAYGQAHTAAFGVADQHPQPDYAAAKDHVHQVIGTIAPVDSQERFEGLGVRVIREFGHFTSDTEVEAGPYRITARRIVIATGSSPLVPPLPGLEKVPFETNETLFDLREKPAHLLIIGGGPIGMEMAQAHVRLGCKVTVIEGQKALGKDDPEAAALVLDALRAEGVEIAEGAMVSRVSGQAGAIEVETRDGSRFHGTHLLMAVGRKANTERLNLEAAGIETRGRGIKVDESLLTTNKRVYAIGDVAGGLQFTHVAGYHASVIIRSALFGLPSKAKTSHIPWATYTDPELAQAGLSETQARDRYGVKLEVVRFSYEHNDRAIAERKAKGFIKVMVVGGRPVGATIAGHQAGELISLWSMALANRLKMSQIAAMVAPYPSFGEINKRAAGAYFSPRLFESSLVKRAVRLVQRWIP, encoded by the coding sequence ATGAACCGTATTGAATGCGATCTTCTGGTTATTGGCGCCGGATCGGGGGGCTTGTCGGTGGCCGCAGGGGCCAGCCAGATGGGCGCCGATGTGGTGCTGCTGGAAGGGCACAAGATGGGCGGAGACTGTCTGAATTACGGCTGTGTCCCCTCCAAGGCGCTGCTGGCCAGCGCCAAGGCCGCCTATGGCCAGGCGCATACCGCGGCGTTCGGCGTGGCGGATCAGCACCCGCAGCCGGACTATGCCGCGGCCAAGGATCATGTGCATCAGGTGATCGGAACCATCGCGCCGGTCGACAGCCAGGAGCGGTTCGAGGGCCTGGGCGTGCGGGTGATCCGGGAGTTCGGCCATTTCACCTCTGACACCGAGGTGGAGGCCGGGCCGTACCGCATCACCGCGCGCCGCATTGTTATCGCCACCGGTTCCTCGCCGCTGGTGCCGCCGCTCCCGGGGCTGGAGAAGGTGCCGTTCGAGACCAACGAGACCCTGTTCGATCTGCGCGAAAAGCCCGCGCACCTGCTGATCATCGGCGGCGGGCCGATCGGCATGGAAATGGCGCAGGCGCATGTGCGGCTGGGGTGCAAGGTTACCGTGATCGAGGGGCAGAAGGCGCTGGGCAAGGATGATCCGGAGGCCGCGGCGCTGGTGCTTGACGCCCTGCGCGCAGAGGGCGTGGAGATTGCCGAGGGCGCCATGGTGTCCCGCGTAAGCGGGCAGGCAGGCGCGATTGAGGTCGAAACCAGGGACGGCAGCAGATTCCACGGCACCCATCTGCTGATGGCGGTGGGGCGCAAGGCCAACACGGAGCGGCTGAACCTGGAGGCTGCGGGGATCGAGACCCGGGGCAGGGGCATCAAGGTGGACGAGAGCCTGCTGACCACCAACAAACGCGTCTATGCCATTGGCGACGTGGCTGGCGGGCTGCAATTCACCCATGTGGCGGGCTACCACGCCAGCGTCATCATCCGCTCGGCGCTGTTCGGGCTGCCGTCCAAGGCCAAGACCAGCCATATCCCCTGGGCGACCTACACCGACCCGGAGCTGGCGCAGGCGGGGCTGAGCGAAACCCAGGCGCGCGACCGCTATGGCGTGAAGCTGGAGGTGGTGCGGTTCAGCTATGAGCACAACGACCGCGCCATCGCCGAACGCAAGGCCAAGGGCTTTATCAAGGTGATGGTCGTTGGCGGGCGTCCCGTGGGGGCCACCATCGCGGGGCATCAGGCCGGAGAGCTGATCAGCCTGTGGTCCATGGCACTGGCCAACCGCCTGAAAATGAGCCAGATTGCAGCCATGGTTGCACCTTACCCCTCCTTTGGCGAGATCAACAAACGGGCGGCAGGCGCGTATTTTTCCCCGCGGCTATTTGAAAGCAGTCTGGTGAAACGCGCGGTGCGCCTGGTTCAGCGCTGGATTCCATGA
- a CDS encoding monooxygenase, with product MSTQKIWDIHLTYDGPVTEEFLQGAKQLAESIAQEPGVVWKIWTHEASTNHFGSTYLFKDLEHLEAYKAMHIPRLNAIGIKVVSDHVFDVMEELSQINRAPVGTSS from the coding sequence ATGAGCACTCAGAAAATCTGGGACATCCACCTCACCTATGATGGCCCCGTCACCGAAGAATTCCTCCAAGGCGCCAAACAGCTTGCCGAAAGCATTGCCCAGGAACCGGGTGTTGTCTGGAAAATCTGGACCCATGAGGCCAGCACTAATCACTTTGGCTCCACCTATCTGTTCAAGGATCTTGAGCATCTGGAGGCCTACAAGGCCATGCATATCCCGCGCCTGAACGCGATCGGCATCAAGGTCGTCAGCGATCACGTGTTTGACGTGATGGAAGAACTTAGCCAGATCAACCGCGCGCCAGTTGGAACAAGTTCGTAG